From the Ensifer adhaerens genome, the window TGACGGAATGATATGCCCTGGGAACTGAACCGGCAGAAGACCGGTGAGACTGGAGAGACGGTATGACCGAGCAAGACCTGCCCGAACGCGAGAGCATGGAGTTCGACGTTGTGATCGTGGGTGCGGGACCGGCGGGTCTTGCAGCGGCGATCCGGCTGAAACAGGTCAATCCGGAGCTTTCGGTTGTCGTGCTTGAAAAGGGCGCCGAGGTCGGCGCGCACATTCTTTCGGGTGCTGTCGTCGATCCGATCGGCATCGACCGGCTGCTGCCGGATTGGCGCGCGGACGCCGACCATCCGTTCAAGACCGAAGTCACGGACGACCACTTCCTGTTCCTGGGCCCCGCCGGCTCGATTCGCCTGCCGAATTTCCTGATGCCGCCGCTGATGAACAATCACGGCAACTACATCGTCTCGCTCGGAAACGTCTGTCGCTGGCTGGCGACAAAGGCGGAAGCGCTCGGCGTCGAGATCTATCCGGGCTTTGCCGCAACCGAAGTGCTCTACAACGACGAGGGTGCGGTCATCGGTGTTGCCACCGGCGACATGGGCATCGAGCGCAATGGCGAGCCGGGACCGAACTTTGCCCGCGGCATGGCACTCTTGGGCAAATACACGCTGATTGGCGAGGGCGTGCGCGGTTCGCTCGCCAAGCAGCTGATTTCGAAATTCAACCTCTCGAAGGATAGCGACGTCCAGAAATTCGGCATCGGGCTGAAAGAACTCTGGCAGGTCAAGCCCGAGAACCATCGTCCGGGCCTGGTGCAGCACTCGTTCGGCTGGCCGCTCGGCATGAAGACCGGTGGCGGTTCGTTCCTCTATCACCTCGAAGACAACATGGTGGCCGTCGGCTTCGTCGTGCACCTCAACTACAAGAACCCCTATCTCTTCCCGTTCGAGGAGTTCCAGCGCTTCAAGACGCACCCGGCGATCCGCGGCACCTTCGAGGGCGGCAAGCGTCTCTCCTATGGCGCCCGTGCGATCACCGAGGGCGGCTACCAGTCGGTGCCGAAGCTGTCCTTCCCCGGCGGCGCGCTGATCGGCTGTTCCGCCGGCCTCGTCAACGTGCCGCGCATCAAGGGCAGCCACAACGCGGTTCTGTCGGGCATTCTCGCCGCCGAGAAGCTGGCGGCGGCGATCGCCTCCGGTCGCGCCAATGACGAGCCGATCGAGATCGAGCGCGGCTGGCGCGACAGCGCCATCGGCCAGGACCTGAAGCGGGTGAGAAACGTCAAGCCGCTGTGGTCGAAGTTCGGCACGGCGATCGGCGTGGCGCTCGGCGGTCTCGACATGTGGACCAACCAGCTGTTCGGCTTCTCGTTCTTCGGCACGCTGAAGCACGGCAAGACCGATGCGCAGTCGCTCGAGCCGGCAGCCCAGCACAAGAAGATCGACTATCCGAAGCCGGATGGGGTTTTGACCTTCGACCGGCTGTCCTCGGTGTTCCTGTCGAACACCAACCATGAGGAGGACCAGCCGGTCCACCTGCAGGTCAAGGACATGGAGCTGCAGAAGCGCTCCGAGCACGACGTCTATGCCGGCCCGTCGACCCGCTACTGTCCGGCCGGGGTCTACGAGTGGGTGGAGAAAGACGGCAGGCAAGTCTTCGTCATCAACGCGCAGAACTGCGTGCACTGCAAGACCTGCGACATCAAGGACCCCAACCAGAACATCAACTGGGTGCCGCCCCAAGGCGGAGAGGGCCCGGTCTATCCGAACATGTAAGGTCGGGAGGCGGACCGCAATTCGCGGCCCGGCCGAAGATCAGGAAAGGCGTCGATGGTTATGGCCACGGCGCCTTTTTTCATTTCATGCCTTCGTCCAGATGCGGTCGACGAAGTCGGCAATCAGCGGTGCGATTTCCGACAGGCTCTCTTCCAGCGCGAAGTGACCGGTGTCGAACAGGTGCAGATCGGCCTCAGGGAGATCGGCAAGAAACGCGCGGGCGCCTTTTTCGGTGAAGAACGGATCATTGCGGCCCCAGGTGATCAAGGTCGGGGGCTTCTTGCCTCGCAGCCATTGCTGCCATTCCCCATAGCGGCTGAGGTTGCTCTTGTAGTCGAAGGCAAGGTCGATTTGCGGCTGGCGGCGGTCGGGGCGGTCGAGGAAATGCTGATCCATGGTCCAGCCGTCCGGTGCCACCAGTTCTGGATCCCCAGTGCCCCCGACATACTGCCCACGGGTCATCTCCAGGGTCAGCAGTTGCCGGACCTGTTCCACTGCGCCCTCGTCCTCGGGTTCAAGCGCGATGAAATCGCGGGCGATGTCGGAAAGCCCCTCCAGATAGGAGTTGCCGTTCTGGACGATCAGTCCCGCAATCCGCTCGGGACGCCGGCTTGCGAGGCGAAAGCCGACAGGCGCACCGAAATCGAAGGCGTAGAGAACAAAGCGCTTGAGCCCCAATGCGTCGACGAAACCTTCGATCACTTCAGCGAGCCGATCGAAGCTGTAGACGAAGCTGCCGCCCTCATTTGTCGATGTCGGAGCGTCGCTGTGGCCAAAACCCGGATAGTCCGGCGCGATCAGCCGGTATTGGCTGCCGAGCGCATCCATCAGGCGACGGTATTGGTGCGAGGACGAGGGGAAGCCATGCAGCAGCAATATCGTGGGCACGTCGTCGCCGGCCTCGACCGGCTCGCTTTCCCGATAGAAGACGCGCACGCCGCTGGCTTCGATGAAGCGGTGGCGGATCGATGGAATGCGATGTCTATTCATTTAACACCCCTATCTTGAAAGTTTATGCATTAGAATTGCGTTGGAAATGCTAATGTGTCAACATCGAAATCATGCATTAAATGAGGACCGCATGGACTTGGTTCCTTTTGTCGGAGAGCCGCTTGCTCTCGATCTCGTCAACACGCATCCGCTGACAGCGAGTGGACGCGTCGATCTGATCGCGAATGGGGAAGGGCTGGCGGCTTGGCTTAAGTTGGAACAGGCCCGTTTTCCGGACGCGGCGTTTGACGGGATCGGTGCGACAAGTGCGGCCGACGTTGAGCCTGTGCTTGCCGTCAGGGCGCACATGACCTCGGCAATTGCGCATGTCATGAGCGGGCAACCCGTTCCCGCGGCCGATATCGAGGGCCTCAATGTGGCAATGCGCGCCGCGCCGCTCGTACGACATCTCGACTGGAGTGACCCGCCGCGTCTTGTCAGTGAGCGGCTGGCTGCGCCCGTGATCCAGCTGGCGGGATTCCTGGCCGAGGATGCCGCGGCGCTGCTGGCCCATCCGGACGCCGGCCTGATCCGCAAATGCGAGGCGGAGGATTGCGTCATGCTCTTCGTCGGCAACAACGCCCGCCGGCGCTGGTGTTCTGCCGCGCGCTGCGGCAATCGGGTTCGGGTGTCACGCTATTATCAGCGCAGCAAGTCGTCCTGATCTGCACCTCAGCTGTCTTCAAACATTAGGAAAGGCACCCGTTGACGCAAATGGGAAAGTCCTTGCCGGAAAACCCCGTTAGCTTTCATGATGTCATCGGCTCGAAGCCGACGGACCTGCAGGCCTTTCGGTCCCTGTTGTTTCGAGTTGGACCGAGCTCTGTAACGCTGTCGATCCCCGCGGTGAGATCGGCAGTGCGATGAGATGCACCGCCAAAACAAAGGGAACGGAAATGAAGAAGCTTCTTGCAACGACCTGTCTGGCCGCTGGCCTCCTCGGCCTCGCCGGCGCCGCTTCGGCCGCCGAATGCGGTGACGTGACGATCGCCAACATGAACTGGCAGAGCGCCGAGGTGCTGGCGAGCGTCGACAAGATCATCCTGACGGAAGGCTACGGCTGCAATGCCGACCTGGTCGTTGGTGACACTGTGCCGACGATCACCTCGATGATCGAAAAGGGACAGCCGGATGTTGCGCCGGAAGGCTGGGTCGACCTGCTGCCGGATGTCGTCAATCGCGGTCTCGAGGAAGGCAAGCTCGTCGGTGCTGCCGTTGCGCTTTCCGATGGCGCCGTCCAGGGCTGGTGGGTCCCGAAGTACATCGTCGACGCCAATCCTGACATCAAGACGATCGACGACGCGCTGAAGCACAAGGAGTTGTTCCCGGATCCGGAAGATGCCAGCAAGGGCGCCGTCTTCAATGGCCCGCAGGGTTGGGGCGGTACCGTCGTGACCACGCAGCTCTACAAGGCCTATGGCGGCGAAGCTGCAGGCTTTACGCTTGTCGACACCGGCTCGGCCGCCGGCCTCGATGGCTCGATTGCCAAGGCCTATGAGCGCAAGCAGGGCTGGGTCGGGTACTACTGGGCGCCGACCGCACTTCTCGGCAAGTACGAGATGGTGAAGCTCGAGCATGGCGTGCCGGCCGATGCGGCCGAATGGAAGCGTTGCAACACCGTCGCCGATTGCCCGGACCCGAAGAAGAACGACTGGCCGAAGGACAAGGTCCAGACGCTTGTGACCAAGTCCTTCGCTGATCGCGCCGGCCCTGCCATGGACTACCTCAACAAGCGCGCCTGGACCAATGACACGGTCAACAAGCTGATGGCTTGGATGACCGACAACCAGGCGAGCGGAGAGGAAGGCGCCAAGCACTTCCTCCAGGAGAATCCCGACCTCTGGACCAAGTGGGTTTCGCCCGAGGTTGCCGAAAAGGTCAAGGCGGCACTCTGAATGCACTGATTGAAACCATGGGCGGCGCGATCACTTGCGCCGCTTCTTGTTCGACGTCCGGCAACAGCAAAACAACAATCGCGGCCGGCGAAATGTGAAGGGGAAATGGAATGGACTGGTTTACCCAGTTTCCGCATATGGACGACGAGAGCCTGCGGGCGTTGAAGAAGGCCATCGACGAGGGTTTCCGGTCGTTCACGCGCGCCTACGGCGATGCAATCGAAGGCTTCTTCGAGCCACTGCAGTTCTTCCTCATCCAGTCGGAACGCTTCATGACGAAGACGCCCTGGCCGATCATCCTGGTGCTGATTGCGCTGATCGCCTGGGTGGCGAGCCGGAATTGGAAGATCGTCGCCGGTTGTATCGGTACGCTCCTGCTCATCGGCTATTTCGATATGTGGGACGATACGATGAAGACGGTCTCGATGAT encodes:
- a CDS encoding electron transfer flavoprotein-ubiquinone oxidoreductase produces the protein MTEQDLPERESMEFDVVIVGAGPAGLAAAIRLKQVNPELSVVVLEKGAEVGAHILSGAVVDPIGIDRLLPDWRADADHPFKTEVTDDHFLFLGPAGSIRLPNFLMPPLMNNHGNYIVSLGNVCRWLATKAEALGVEIYPGFAATEVLYNDEGAVIGVATGDMGIERNGEPGPNFARGMALLGKYTLIGEGVRGSLAKQLISKFNLSKDSDVQKFGIGLKELWQVKPENHRPGLVQHSFGWPLGMKTGGGSFLYHLEDNMVAVGFVVHLNYKNPYLFPFEEFQRFKTHPAIRGTFEGGKRLSYGARAITEGGYQSVPKLSFPGGALIGCSAGLVNVPRIKGSHNAVLSGILAAEKLAAAIASGRANDEPIEIERGWRDSAIGQDLKRVRNVKPLWSKFGTAIGVALGGLDMWTNQLFGFSFFGTLKHGKTDAQSLEPAAQHKKIDYPKPDGVLTFDRLSSVFLSNTNHEEDQPVHLQVKDMELQKRSEHDVYAGPSTRYCPAGVYEWVEKDGRQVFVINAQNCVHCKTCDIKDPNQNINWVPPQGGEGPVYPNM
- a CDS encoding alpha/beta fold hydrolase, with the protein product MNRHRIPSIRHRFIEASGVRVFYRESEPVEAGDDVPTILLLHGFPSSSHQYRRLMDALGSQYRLIAPDYPGFGHSDAPTSTNEGGSFVYSFDRLAEVIEGFVDALGLKRFVLYAFDFGAPVGFRLASRRPERIAGLIVQNGNSYLEGLSDIARDFIALEPEDEGAVEQVRQLLTLEMTRGQYVGGTGDPELVAPDGWTMDQHFLDRPDRRQPQIDLAFDYKSNLSRYGEWQQWLRGKKPPTLITWGRNDPFFTEKGARAFLADLPEADLHLFDTGHFALEESLSEIAPLIADFVDRIWTKA
- a CDS encoding CGNR zinc finger domain-containing protein, which encodes MDLVPFVGEPLALDLVNTHPLTASGRVDLIANGEGLAAWLKLEQARFPDAAFDGIGATSAADVEPVLAVRAHMTSAIAHVMSGQPVPAADIEGLNVAMRAAPLVRHLDWSDPPRLVSERLAAPVIQLAGFLAEDAAALLAHPDAGLIRKCEAEDCVMLFVGNNARRRWCSAARCGNRVRVSRYYQRSKSS
- a CDS encoding ABC transporter substrate-binding protein, which encodes MKKLLATTCLAAGLLGLAGAASAAECGDVTIANMNWQSAEVLASVDKIILTEGYGCNADLVVGDTVPTITSMIEKGQPDVAPEGWVDLLPDVVNRGLEEGKLVGAAVALSDGAVQGWWVPKYIVDANPDIKTIDDALKHKELFPDPEDASKGAVFNGPQGWGGTVVTTQLYKAYGGEAAGFTLVDTGSAAGLDGSIAKAYERKQGWVGYYWAPTALLGKYEMVKLEHGVPADAAEWKRCNTVADCPDPKKNDWPKDKVQTLVTKSFADRAGPAMDYLNKRAWTNDTVNKLMAWMTDNQASGEEGAKHFLQENPDLWTKWVSPEVAEKVKAAL